From one Halomarina ordinaria genomic stretch:
- a CDS encoding DUF3830 family protein — protein sequence MSQLEFDIEGEVYVADLLEDEAPRSVEALRGFLPLESELMHVRWSGHATWVNIDEIDLPEVPRENHTVYPSRGDILLYPGYRNEQEILVPCGPTCFKSPAGELAGNHVATLDASREDLAELEEETLQTGAKRIVVRER from the coding sequence GTGAGCCAACTAGAGTTCGACATCGAGGGAGAGGTGTACGTCGCCGACCTGCTCGAGGACGAAGCGCCGCGGTCGGTCGAGGCGCTTCGCGGCTTCCTGCCGCTCGAATCGGAGTTGATGCACGTCCGCTGGAGCGGTCACGCGACGTGGGTCAACATCGACGAGATCGACCTCCCGGAGGTCCCACGCGAGAACCACACGGTGTACCCCTCGCGCGGCGACATCCTGCTCTATCCGGGGTACCGCAACGAACAGGAGATCCTCGTCCCCTGTGGACCGACGTGCTTCAAGAGCCCGGCGGGTGAACTCGCCGGTAACCACGTGGCGACGCTGGACGCGTCACGCGAGGACCTCGCCGAACTGGAGGAGGAGACGCTCCAGACCGGTGCCAAACGCATCGTCGTCAGAGAACGGTAA
- a CDS encoding Zn-dependent hydrolase → MSTTESAHRSVSEERLRDDITTNAEFGAIPAERGHGRTVLTGTEANRQARQYLLDRLEAAGLDVRIDAVGNVVGRWVSSGADPTAPAVACGSHLDSVPEGGIFDGVLGVYSALEAVRALKDTDRDLARPIDVVCFTEEEGGRFSNGLLGSSVASGNRSVEEALALEDDDGVTLETALTDIGFRGTDRVDASAWDAWLELHVEQAERLQETNAAVGIVSAIAGTIRCEIEIVGEADHSGSTTMAARTDALAAASELVLEVEAAANDVLAEHGDTVVGTVGKLDVSPNAINVVPGRAELGVDIRDVRYASMERIVERVRDRLAGLETERGVDVTFERPYDIAPSRMSDRCIAALEHAVSTVDAPSLSLHSGAGHDTMHVSDVTDAGMLFAPSRGGFSHSPREWTDWSSCTTATRVLTAGLQRLAEA, encoded by the coding sequence ATGAGTACCACGGAGTCCGCCCACCGGTCGGTGAGCGAGGAGCGTCTCCGCGACGACATCACGACGAACGCGGAGTTCGGTGCCATCCCGGCCGAGCGTGGTCACGGTCGGACGGTGCTGACCGGGACGGAGGCGAACCGGCAGGCACGGCAGTACCTGCTCGACCGACTCGAGGCGGCCGGTCTCGACGTGCGAATCGACGCCGTCGGGAACGTCGTCGGCCGCTGGGTGTCCAGCGGCGCCGACCCCACCGCGCCGGCCGTCGCGTGTGGCAGCCACCTCGACTCGGTCCCCGAGGGCGGCATCTTCGACGGTGTACTGGGGGTCTACAGCGCGCTCGAAGCCGTCAGGGCACTCAAGGACACCGACCGCGACCTCGCACGGCCGATAGACGTCGTCTGCTTCACCGAGGAGGAAGGGGGGCGGTTCTCCAACGGTCTCCTCGGCTCGTCGGTGGCGAGTGGGAACCGGTCGGTCGAGGAGGCCCTCGCTCTCGAGGACGACGACGGCGTGACGCTCGAGACGGCGCTGACCGACATCGGGTTTCGTGGGACCGACCGCGTGGACGCGAGCGCGTGGGACGCGTGGCTCGAACTCCACGTCGAGCAGGCCGAGCGACTCCAGGAGACGAACGCCGCCGTCGGAATCGTCTCCGCGATTGCGGGGACGATTCGCTGTGAGATCGAGATCGTGGGGGAGGCCGACCACTCGGGGTCGACGACGATGGCGGCGCGGACGGACGCGTTGGCCGCTGCGAGCGAACTCGTCCTCGAGGTAGAGGCGGCGGCGAACGACGTTCTCGCCGAGCACGGCGACACCGTCGTCGGGACGGTCGGGAAACTCGACGTCTCGCCGAACGCGATCAACGTCGTGCCGGGACGGGCGGAACTCGGCGTCGACATCCGGGACGTGCGGTACGCCTCGATGGAGCGCATCGTCGAGCGGGTCCGCGACCGCCTCGCGGGGCTCGAAACCGAGCGAGGGGTGGACGTCACGTTCGAGCGACCGTACGATATCGCGCCGAGCCGGATGAGCGACCGGTGTATCGCCGCCCTCGAACACGCGGTTTCGACCGTCGACGCCCCCTCGCTGTCGCTGCACTCCGGCGCCGGCCACGACACGATGCACGTCTCGGACGTCACCGACGCCGGGATGCTGTTCGCGCCGTCCAGAGGCGGGTTCTCGCACAGCCCCCGCGAGTGGACGGACTGGAGCAGTTGTACGACGGCGACGCGGGTCCTGACGGCGGGCCTCCAGCGTCTGGCGGAGGCGTGA